The following are encoded in a window of Cydia strobilella chromosome 1, ilCydStro3.1, whole genome shotgun sequence genomic DNA:
- the LOC134741410 gene encoding fibroblast growth factor receptor homolog 1-like isoform X2 produces the protein MLPFVSIISVNFVIHFYLVNSAKYTVSLPRSVFEPLMEVYYVPYDEVELFENDKKTRNRRSSNSVAPVFKNVEHEFEDEYKDIGHSFVMKCEPKGTPTPNITWYKDNITPVKRTDRGGVLPVTYDVWSILLNDLVAEDSGNYTCRICNPLGCTEHVHRLIITGYPKLFPSIRKGYPVNTTVVISDSVVLSCPTVNLTDYSVKWAKLIPGFGRNATQDLLTQKDKYTISDNTLTIRNATEMDEGWYFCTTNNSLGTDQATGYLKVAVLGRPSNGAPGNKERSISKWLTPILSTLLIVSFVVVLVVLLKFKKERLLKRYAVETAREVMFEQWMKVVSIERERSNGYTPKGTLQIPKVRIEKQRVSDIIDRFPDYDILNGSEYMFPPDNKWEIDRQCLTLGKVLGEGEFGKVIQAKCHEASQSNFPSTVAVKMLKEGHSDADMISFVSEVEIMKMIGKHENIINLLGCCTKGGPLYAVVEYAANGCLRDYLKKHKPYTDNVPSGDQMHLKHHELVQFTLQVARGMDYLASRGCIHRDLAARNVLVSGSRVLKVADFGLARDVRDSDYYRKRTAGKLPVRWMAPESLCHNYYTTKSDVWSFGVLTWEIMSYGETPYAKIPVHFLYNYLRQGKRMQRPNNCSENMYQLMQHCCSFNPDDRPSCSELKEMLEVIVASTLQ, from the exons ATGTTACCGTTTGTGTCTATAATAAGTGTTAATTTCGTTATTCATTTCTATTTGG tGAATTCAGCAAAATATACAGTTTCGTTACCGCGGAGTGTATTTGAACCTTTGATGGAAGTATATTACGTACCTTATGATGAAGTGGAATTATTTGAAAACGACAAGAAAACGAGAAACAGAAGATCATCGAATAGTGTAGCTccagtttttaaaaatgttgaacATGAATTTGAAGATGAGTATAAGGATATTGGGCATTCATTTGTAATGAAATGTGAACCTAAAG GTACACCAACCCCAAACATTACCTGGTACAAAGATAATATAACGCCAGTGAAAAGGACCGACCGTGGTGGAGTACTTCCAGTAACATATGACGTGTGGAGTATATTACTTAATGATTTAGTGGCCGAAGATAGTGGAAATTACACGTGTCGTATCTGTAACCCATTGGGTTGCACGGAGCATGTTCATCGGCTAATAATCA cCGGCTACCCTAAACTATTTCCGTCCATCAGAAAAGGTTATCCTGTAAACACGACAGTCGTTATCAGTGACTCCGTTGTTTTGTCTTGCCCGACGGTGAACCTTACGGACTATTCTGTCAAATGGGCAAAGCTGATTCCCGGATTTGGACGTAATGCAACACAAGATTTGTTAACTCAGAAA GATAAATACACCATTTCCGATAATACCTTGACAATACGCAATGCTACGGAAATGGATGAAGGCTGGTACTTCTGTACCACCAATAATTCGCTTGGCACAGACCAGGCTACAGGTTATCTTAAAGTGGCTGTTTTGGGCAGACCCTCAAATG GTGCTCCTGGAAATAAAGAGAGAAGTATTTCAAAATGGCTTACACCTATTTTGTCAACATTACTGATTGTTAGCTTCGTAGTAGTGCTAGtggtattattaaaatttaagaaaGAGAGGCTTTTAAAGCGGTATGCCGTTGAGACGGCAAGAGAGGTGATGTTTGAGCAATGGATGAAAGTTGTCTCCATAGAAAGGGAGAGGAGCAACGGTTACACTCCTAAAGGTACTTTG caAATTCCTAAGGTGAGGATAGAAAAGCAAAGGGTCTCAGACATAATTGATAGGTTTCCTGATTATGATATCCTAAACGGTTCAGAGTATATGTTTCCTCCCGACAATAAATGGGAAATTGATAGACAATGTTTGACTTTGGGAAAAGTCCTTGGTGAAGGTGAATTTGGAAAGGTAATCCAGGCAAAATGTCATGAAGCATCGCAGAGCAATTTCCCCAGTACTGTTGCTGTTAAAATGCTGAAAG AGGGTCATTCAGATGCCGACATGATATCGTTTGTATCGGAAGTAGAGATAATGAAAATGATCGGAAAGCACGAGAATATCATCAACTTGCTGGGATGCTGCACCAAAGGTGGTCCGCTTTACGCTGTAGTTGAATACGCAGCCAACGGATGCTTGCGCGACTACCTCAAGAAACATAAACCTTATACAGA TAATGTTCCAAGCGGAGACCAAATGCATCTGAAGCATCATGAGTTAGTGCAATTTACTCTGCAGGTGGCCAGAGGGATGGATTACCTGGCATCACGAGGC TGCATCCACCGCGACCTGGCAGCGCGCAACGTGCTGGTGTCGGGGTCGCGCGTGCTGAAGGTGGCCGACTTCGGGCTGGCGCGCGACGTGCGCGACTCTGACTACTACCGCAAGCGCACGGCCGGCAAGCTGCCTGTGCGGTGGATGGCGCCCGAGTCGCTCTGCCATAACTACTACACCACGAAGTCCGATGT ATGGTCCTTTGGGGTGCTCACTTGGGAAATAATGTCATACGGGGAAACTCCATATGCCAAAATCCCCGTGCACTTTCTGTACAATTATTTGAGACAGGGCAAGCGAATGCAACGGCCGAACAACTGCAGCGAGAACAT GTACCAGTTGATGCAACATTGCTGCTCCTTCAATCCAGATGACCGGCCCTCATGCAGTGAGCTGAAGGAGATGTTAGAAGTGATAGTCGCCagtacattacaataa
- the LOC134741410 gene encoding fibroblast growth factor receptor-like isoform X1 — MLPFVSIISVNFVIHFYLVNSAKYTVSLPRSVFEPLMEVYYVPYDEVELFENDKKTRNRRSSNSVAPVFKNVEHEFEDEYKDIGHSFVMKCEPKGTPTPNITWYKDNITPVKRTDRGGVLPVTYDVWSILLNDLVAEDSGNYTCRICNPLGCTEHVHRLIITGYPKLFPSIRKGYPVNTTVVISDSVVLSCPTVNLTDYSVKWAKLIPGFGRNATQDLLTQKDKYTISDNTLTIRNATEMDEGWYFCTTNNSLGTDQATGYLKVAVLGRPSNEGHSDADMISFVSEVEIMKMIGKHENIINLLGCCTKGGPLYAVVEYAANGCLRDYLKKHKPYTDNVPSGDQMHLKHHELVQFTLQVARGMDYLASRGCIHRDLAARNVLVSGSRVLKVADFGLARDVRDSDYYRKRTAGKLPVRWMAPESLCHNYYTTKSDVWSFGVLTWEIMSYGETPYAKIPVHFLYNYLRQGKRMQRPNNCSENMYQLMQHCCSFNPDDRPSCSELKEMLEVIVASTLQ; from the exons ATGTTACCGTTTGTGTCTATAATAAGTGTTAATTTCGTTATTCATTTCTATTTGG tGAATTCAGCAAAATATACAGTTTCGTTACCGCGGAGTGTATTTGAACCTTTGATGGAAGTATATTACGTACCTTATGATGAAGTGGAATTATTTGAAAACGACAAGAAAACGAGAAACAGAAGATCATCGAATAGTGTAGCTccagtttttaaaaatgttgaacATGAATTTGAAGATGAGTATAAGGATATTGGGCATTCATTTGTAATGAAATGTGAACCTAAAG GTACACCAACCCCAAACATTACCTGGTACAAAGATAATATAACGCCAGTGAAAAGGACCGACCGTGGTGGAGTACTTCCAGTAACATATGACGTGTGGAGTATATTACTTAATGATTTAGTGGCCGAAGATAGTGGAAATTACACGTGTCGTATCTGTAACCCATTGGGTTGCACGGAGCATGTTCATCGGCTAATAATCA cCGGCTACCCTAAACTATTTCCGTCCATCAGAAAAGGTTATCCTGTAAACACGACAGTCGTTATCAGTGACTCCGTTGTTTTGTCTTGCCCGACGGTGAACCTTACGGACTATTCTGTCAAATGGGCAAAGCTGATTCCCGGATTTGGACGTAATGCAACACAAGATTTGTTAACTCAGAAA GATAAATACACCATTTCCGATAATACCTTGACAATACGCAATGCTACGGAAATGGATGAAGGCTGGTACTTCTGTACCACCAATAATTCGCTTGGCACAGACCAGGCTACAGGTTATCTTAAAGTGGCTGTTTTGGGCAGACCCTCAAATG AGGGTCATTCAGATGCCGACATGATATCGTTTGTATCGGAAGTAGAGATAATGAAAATGATCGGAAAGCACGAGAATATCATCAACTTGCTGGGATGCTGCACCAAAGGTGGTCCGCTTTACGCTGTAGTTGAATACGCAGCCAACGGATGCTTGCGCGACTACCTCAAGAAACATAAACCTTATACAGA TAATGTTCCAAGCGGAGACCAAATGCATCTGAAGCATCATGAGTTAGTGCAATTTACTCTGCAGGTGGCCAGAGGGATGGATTACCTGGCATCACGAGGC TGCATCCACCGCGACCTGGCAGCGCGCAACGTGCTGGTGTCGGGGTCGCGCGTGCTGAAGGTGGCCGACTTCGGGCTGGCGCGCGACGTGCGCGACTCTGACTACTACCGCAAGCGCACGGCCGGCAAGCTGCCTGTGCGGTGGATGGCGCCCGAGTCGCTCTGCCATAACTACTACACCACGAAGTCCGATGT ATGGTCCTTTGGGGTGCTCACTTGGGAAATAATGTCATACGGGGAAACTCCATATGCCAAAATCCCCGTGCACTTTCTGTACAATTATTTGAGACAGGGCAAGCGAATGCAACGGCCGAACAACTGCAGCGAGAACAT GTACCAGTTGATGCAACATTGCTGCTCCTTCAATCCAGATGACCGGCCCTCATGCAGTGAGCTGAAGGAGATGTTAGAAGTGATAGTCGCCagtacattacaataa
- the LOC134746557 gene encoding protein jagunal: protein MASRGGVMVTGTNGADFEHREKIAAQYQISALNKSRLKYCVFFHHVLFFVMIAKLSADILDKLDIFILEIEELQIPQPLWWEYIWCLSLLLSFLGLSAIKRNNIRQLRRYMYGIGALGFGPLLYCVIYYCGDVWRYLSRDEDEDDSSEVEVELWQGLPYGLLWYAFVLLASQVHFFQLYFSMNLLKAWRARGALRKAE from the exons ATGGCTTCAAGAGGTGGTGTTATGGTAACAGGTACGAACGGCGCTGACTTCGAACATAGGGAAAAAATAGCGGCTCAGTATCAAATAAG TGCACTGAACAAATCTCGGCTGAAGTACTGTGTGTTCTTTCACCATGTATTGTTCTTTGTGATGATTGCCAAGCTCTCCGCAGACATCCTGGACAAACTTGACATATTCATACTGGAGATTGAGGAACTACAGATACCACAG CCCCTCTGGTGGGAGTACATCTGGTGCCTGTCCCTTCTGCTGTCATTTTTGGGCCTGTCCGCCATCAAGCGCAACAACATTCGGCAGCTGCGGCGCTACATGTATGGCATTGGTGCGCTGGGCTTCGGGCCACTACTGTATTGCGTGATATACTACTGTGGGGATGTCTGGCGGTACCTTTCTAGGGATGAAGATGAAGATGACAGCTCAGAGGTTGAGGTAGAGCTGTGGCAG GGCCTCCCTTATGGCTTGCTGTGGTACGCGTTCGTGCTGTTGGCGTCGCAGGTGCACTTCTTCCAGCTGTACTTCTCTATGAACCTACTGAAGGCgtggcgcgcgcgcggcgcgctcAGGAAAGCCGAATAG